The following coding sequences are from one Lolium rigidum isolate FL_2022 chromosome 6, APGP_CSIRO_Lrig_0.1, whole genome shotgun sequence window:
- the LOC124665518 gene encoding pathogenesis-related protein PR-4-like produces the protein MAGRVALAMVLLCAAAAMAAAQSASNVRATYNYYNPRSINWDLYTASAYCSTWDGGRSLAWRSKYGWTAFCGPAGPRGQASCGQCLLVTNTATGAQITARIVDQCSNGGLDLDYDTVFSRIDTNGLGVQQGHLIVSYQFVNCGDNELLLQREEK, from the exons ATGGCCGGACGTGTGGCACTGGCGATGGTCCTGCTGTGCGCGGCGGCTGCCATGGCCGCGGCGCAGTCGGCGTCCAACGTGCGCGCCACATACAACTACTACAACCCGAGGAGCATCAACTGGGATCTCTACACCGCCAGCGCCTACTGCTCCACCTGGGACGGCGGTAGGTCGCTCGCCTGGCGCTCCAAGTACGGCTGGACCGCCTTCTGCGGGCcggcggggccgcgcggccaggcatCGTGCGGCCAGTGCCTCCTG GTGACCAACACGGCGACCGGCGCACAGATTACTGCGAGGATCGTCGACCAGTGCAGCAATGGCGGGCTGGACCTGGATTACGACACGGTGTTCAGCAGGATTGACACCAACGGGCTGGGAGTGCAGCAGGGCCACCTTATCGTCAGCTACCAGTTCGTCAACTGCGGCGACAACGAGCTGCTGCTCCAGCGCGAAGAGAAATAA